A window from Dermacentor albipictus isolate Rhodes 1998 colony chromosome 10, USDA_Dalb.pri_finalv2, whole genome shotgun sequence encodes these proteins:
- the LOC139050565 gene encoding cGMP-inhibited 3',5'-cyclic phosphodiesterase 3A-like isoform X4, protein MGGAQARVKVYGAPVSLKNFRRDKKNRTFLDSETTRNQYSSEYRSDNCIRQGSSSTVDVALLAEAHGLVTDMLLDPNLPPHVVSGLRALATLLSPPSHGPPQPRPRPGGASVSLADFNCGSDTEEIPYTGERPSALPKRLRRNLPPGLLRRMSTSTWTTTTSATGMPTLEPEPSRKRSTSFRHAAAAAEGSAVAQHQAFLANHAAASGGSSARGPASGSSALQPKGRSFSTTAIPSSALSRRGVRERKTVCSLHPLSLAAGTTPGAAAGEAAASADQQQQQQATLPSVRRLHTSDYDSSNDSPSGSDTNDPASGPNVLEGALRSPQQATAAVATATTAATTAGPVRCGLCGARVGATLAARPRERRLEDATGAKGDEDSGSGNEGDVDRDEGGGLYVGDTLFLPDEIVRDPLLGRIAEWDYPIFDLNRLNPDTILSKMCYRVFLEVGLFDAFKIPEPEFLHYFHALESGYREKPYHNRMHAADVLHGVYYLTSQAIPGFTQVVPDTTDSPLHKTAGNFLAEETYGIMGANFPALELMALYTAAAMHDYDHPGRTNAFLVSTYAPQAVLYNDRSVLENYHAASAWTLFLSESNFNFLVHLDKAEFKRFRFLVIECILATDLKRHFEILAEFNAKANDTDAPGIDWNNETDRLLVMEMAIKLADINGPCKRHDIHVQWTYRIAEEFYEQGDEEATLGMQVSPFMDRCNPQLAKLQESFINHLVAPLCNAYGEAGLLPGQWVEASDSEDEGGTDKTDSQTGRDTEEETEGETSASDGGGMRFYSLKAIAWCGRPWKRPSQQLQPRKVSCLQTQHLQDNYEHWVNILKEENRLKEQQQQQQGAAATAASSSTSPRAATAPAAQDDRAASEDDEDDGDDGESDDCDDDDDEDDDAESQAGVVGADAVVVAAAPSPHQDEMETIQEVEEGALGGQGSTKTSPCSGSC, encoded by the exons GGCTCCAGCTCGACCGTGGACGTCGCTCTGCTGGCGGAGGCGCACGGCCTGGTGACGGACATGCTGCTGGACCCGAACCTCCCGCCGCACGTGGTGAGCGGCCTGCGCGCGCTGGCCACGCTCCTGTCGCCGCCGAGCCACGGGCCGCCCCAGCCGCGGCCCAGGCCCGGCGGCGCCTCGGTCTCGCTGGCCGACTTCAACTGCGGCTCGGACACGGAGGAGATACCGTACACCGGAGAGAGACCGTCGGCGCTGCCCAAGCGGCTGCGCCGCAATCTTCCTCCGGGCCTGCTCCGGCGCATGTCGACGAGCACGTGGACGACGACAACCTCGGCGACGGGCATGCCCACGCTGGAGCCAGAGCCCAGCCGAAAGAGGAGCACTAGTTTCAGGCACGCGGCAGCCGCCGCCGAGGGGTCCGCCGTCGCCCAGCACCAGGCATTCCTGGCGAACCACGCAGCGGCGTCCGG CGGTTCGTCGGCTCGCGGCCCGGCGTCCGGCTCGTCGGCGCTGCAGCCGAAGGGCCGCTCGTTCTCGACGACGGCCATCCCGTCGTCGGCGCTCTCCCGGCGCGGCGTGCGCGAACGCAAGACGGTGTGCAGCCTCCACCCGCTGAGCCTGGCCGCCGGGACGACGCCCGGCGCGGCGGCGGGCGAGGCCGCCGCCTCGGcggaccagcagcagcagcagcaggccaCGCTGCCTTCGGTGCGCCGGCTGCACACGTCCGACTACGACTCCAGCAACGACTCGCCCAGCGGGTCGGACACCAACGACCCGGCGAGCGGGCCCAACGTGCTGG AGGGTGCACTGAGGTCGCCGCAGCAGGCGACGGCCGCGGTGGCaacggcgacaacggcagcgACGACGGCGGGACCCGTTCGGTGTGGACTCTGCGGGGCTCGGGTGGGCGCGACGCTAGCGGCAAGGCCCCGCGAGAGACGCCTCGAGGACGCCACTGGTGCCAAAGGGGACGAG GACTCGGGATCGGGGAACGAGGGGGACGTCGACCGCGATGAAGGGGGTGGCCTCTACGTGGGGGACACCCTCTTCTTGCCTGACGAAATCGTCCGCGACCCACTGCTGGGCCGGATAGCCGAGTGGGACTACCCTATATTTGATCTCAACAGGCTAAATCCGGACACCATACTCAGCAAG ATGTGTTATCGCGTATTTTTAGAAGTTGGTCTGTTCGATGCCTTCAAAATCCCGGAGCCCGAGTTTCTCCATTACTTCCACGCACTCGAGAGTGGTTATAGGGAAAAACCAT ATCACAATCGAATGCACGCCGCGGACGTCCTCCACGGGGTGTACTACCTGACGTCGCAAGCCATTCCTGGTTTTACACAAGTGGTGCCGGACACCACGGACTCACCACTACATAAGACGGCCGGAAACTTCCTAGCAG AAGAAACTTATGGCATCATGGGAGCCAACTTTCCGGCGTTAGAACTGATGGCCCTCTATACAGCAGCCGCAATGCACGACTATGACCATCCTGGCAGGACGAACGCGTTTTTGGTCTCCACGTATGCACCACAG GCCGTATTGTACAACGACAGGTCGGTGCTGGAGAACTACCATGCAGCATCTGCATGGACGTTATTCCTGTCCGAGTCCAATTTTAATTTCCTCGTACACTTGGACAAAGCAGAGTTCAAGCGGTTTCGCTTCCTCGTCATTGAGTGCATTCTCGCCACCGATCTCAAGAGGCATTTCGAGATCCTTGCCGAATTTAATGCTAAG GCAAATGACACAGATGCCCCGGGGATCGATTGGAACAACGAGACTGACCGGCTGCTGGTCATGGAGATGGCCATCAAGTTGGCCGACATCAACGGGCCTTGCAAGAGGCACGACATCCACGTGCAGTGGACATACAGGATAGCCGAAGAATTTTACGAGCAG GGCGACGAAGAGGCGACGCTGGGCATGCAGGTATCGCCGTTCATGGACCGCTGCAACCCGCAGCTGGCGAAGCTGCAGGAGTCCTTCATCAACCACCTGGTGGCTCCTCTGTGCAACGCGTACGGCGAAGCCGGCCTGCTGCCCGGCCAGTGGGTCGAGGCGTCCGACAGTGAAGACGAAG GCGGCACCGACAAAACCGATTCCCAAACCGGAAGAGATACGGAAGAGGAAACGGAAGGGGAAACATCTGCAAGCG ATGGTGGAGGTATGCGATTCTACAGTTTGAAGGCAATAGCATGGTGTG GTCGACCGTGGAAGAGGCCCAGTCAGCAGCTTCAGCCACGGAAGGTGAGCTGCCTCCAGACGCAGCACCTCCAGGACAACTACGAGCACTGGGTGAACATCCTGAAAGAGGAGAACCGGCTCaaggagcagcaacaacagcagcagggcgctgccgccaccgccgcgtcgTCATCGACGTCTCCGAGGGCAGCCACGGCGCCCGCGGCCCAGGACGACCGCGCCGCCTCagaggacgacgaagacgacgggGACGACGGGGAGTCGGACGactgcgacgacgacgacgacgaggacgacgacgcggAGTCGCAAGCGGGTGTCGTCGGGGCTGacgcggtggtggtggcggctgCGCCGTCGCCGCACCAGGACGAGATGGAGACCATCCAGGAGGTGGAGGAAGGCGCTCTCGGAGGCCAGGGCTCAACCAAGACGTCGCCATGC TCAGGAAGCTGCTAG
- the LOC139050565 gene encoding cGMP-inhibited 3',5'-cyclic phosphodiesterase 3A-like isoform X5, with amino-acid sequence MIGVTMTLLSEHLNFRRDKKNRTFLDSETTRNQYSSEYRSDNCIRQGSSSTVDVALLAEAHGLVTDMLLDPNLPPHVVSGLRALATLLSPPSHGPPQPRPRPGGASVSLADFNCGSDTEEIPYTGERPSALPKRLRRNLPPGLLRRMSTSTWTTTTSATGMPTLEPEPSRKRSTSFRHAAAAAEGSAVAQHQAFLANHAAASGGSSARGPASGSSALQPKGRSFSTTAIPSSALSRRGVRERKTVCSLHPLSLAAGTTPGAAAGEAAASADQQQQQQATLPSVRRLHTSDYDSSNDSPSGSDTNDPASGPNVLEGALRSPQQATAAVATATTAATTAGPVRCGLCGARVGATLAARPRERRLEDATGAKGDEDSGSGNEGDVDRDEGGGLYVGDTLFLPDEIVRDPLLGRIAEWDYPIFDLNRLNPDTILSKMCYRVFLEVGLFDAFKIPEPEFLHYFHALESGYREKPYHNRMHAADVLHGVYYLTSQAIPGFTQVVPDTTDSPLHKTAGNFLAEETYGIMGANFPALELMALYTAAAMHDYDHPGRTNAFLVSTYAPQAVLYNDRSVLENYHAASAWTLFLSESNFNFLVHLDKAEFKRFRFLVIECILATDLKRHFEILAEFNAKANDTDAPGIDWNNETDRLLVMEMAIKLADINGPCKRHDIHVQWTYRIAEEFYEQGDEEATLGMQVSPFMDRCNPQLAKLQESFINHLVAPLCNAYGEAGLLPGQWVEASDSEDEGGTDKTDSQTGRDTEEETEGETSASDGGGMRFYSLKAIAWCGRPWKRPSQQLQPRKVSCLQTQHLQDNYEHWVNILKEENRLKEQQQQQQGAAATAASSSTSPRAATAPAAQDDRAASEDDEDDGDDGESDDCDDDDDEDDDAESQAGVVGADAVVVAAAPSPHQDEMETIQEVEEGALGGQGSTKTSPCSGSC; translated from the exons GGCTCCAGCTCGACCGTGGACGTCGCTCTGCTGGCGGAGGCGCACGGCCTGGTGACGGACATGCTGCTGGACCCGAACCTCCCGCCGCACGTGGTGAGCGGCCTGCGCGCGCTGGCCACGCTCCTGTCGCCGCCGAGCCACGGGCCGCCCCAGCCGCGGCCCAGGCCCGGCGGCGCCTCGGTCTCGCTGGCCGACTTCAACTGCGGCTCGGACACGGAGGAGATACCGTACACCGGAGAGAGACCGTCGGCGCTGCCCAAGCGGCTGCGCCGCAATCTTCCTCCGGGCCTGCTCCGGCGCATGTCGACGAGCACGTGGACGACGACAACCTCGGCGACGGGCATGCCCACGCTGGAGCCAGAGCCCAGCCGAAAGAGGAGCACTAGTTTCAGGCACGCGGCAGCCGCCGCCGAGGGGTCCGCCGTCGCCCAGCACCAGGCATTCCTGGCGAACCACGCAGCGGCGTCCGG CGGTTCGTCGGCTCGCGGCCCGGCGTCCGGCTCGTCGGCGCTGCAGCCGAAGGGCCGCTCGTTCTCGACGACGGCCATCCCGTCGTCGGCGCTCTCCCGGCGCGGCGTGCGCGAACGCAAGACGGTGTGCAGCCTCCACCCGCTGAGCCTGGCCGCCGGGACGACGCCCGGCGCGGCGGCGGGCGAGGCCGCCGCCTCGGcggaccagcagcagcagcagcaggccaCGCTGCCTTCGGTGCGCCGGCTGCACACGTCCGACTACGACTCCAGCAACGACTCGCCCAGCGGGTCGGACACCAACGACCCGGCGAGCGGGCCCAACGTGCTGG AGGGTGCACTGAGGTCGCCGCAGCAGGCGACGGCCGCGGTGGCaacggcgacaacggcagcgACGACGGCGGGACCCGTTCGGTGTGGACTCTGCGGGGCTCGGGTGGGCGCGACGCTAGCGGCAAGGCCCCGCGAGAGACGCCTCGAGGACGCCACTGGTGCCAAAGGGGACGAG GACTCGGGATCGGGGAACGAGGGGGACGTCGACCGCGATGAAGGGGGTGGCCTCTACGTGGGGGACACCCTCTTCTTGCCTGACGAAATCGTCCGCGACCCACTGCTGGGCCGGATAGCCGAGTGGGACTACCCTATATTTGATCTCAACAGGCTAAATCCGGACACCATACTCAGCAAG ATGTGTTATCGCGTATTTTTAGAAGTTGGTCTGTTCGATGCCTTCAAAATCCCGGAGCCCGAGTTTCTCCATTACTTCCACGCACTCGAGAGTGGTTATAGGGAAAAACCAT ATCACAATCGAATGCACGCCGCGGACGTCCTCCACGGGGTGTACTACCTGACGTCGCAAGCCATTCCTGGTTTTACACAAGTGGTGCCGGACACCACGGACTCACCACTACATAAGACGGCCGGAAACTTCCTAGCAG AAGAAACTTATGGCATCATGGGAGCCAACTTTCCGGCGTTAGAACTGATGGCCCTCTATACAGCAGCCGCAATGCACGACTATGACCATCCTGGCAGGACGAACGCGTTTTTGGTCTCCACGTATGCACCACAG GCCGTATTGTACAACGACAGGTCGGTGCTGGAGAACTACCATGCAGCATCTGCATGGACGTTATTCCTGTCCGAGTCCAATTTTAATTTCCTCGTACACTTGGACAAAGCAGAGTTCAAGCGGTTTCGCTTCCTCGTCATTGAGTGCATTCTCGCCACCGATCTCAAGAGGCATTTCGAGATCCTTGCCGAATTTAATGCTAAG GCAAATGACACAGATGCCCCGGGGATCGATTGGAACAACGAGACTGACCGGCTGCTGGTCATGGAGATGGCCATCAAGTTGGCCGACATCAACGGGCCTTGCAAGAGGCACGACATCCACGTGCAGTGGACATACAGGATAGCCGAAGAATTTTACGAGCAG GGCGACGAAGAGGCGACGCTGGGCATGCAGGTATCGCCGTTCATGGACCGCTGCAACCCGCAGCTGGCGAAGCTGCAGGAGTCCTTCATCAACCACCTGGTGGCTCCTCTGTGCAACGCGTACGGCGAAGCCGGCCTGCTGCCCGGCCAGTGGGTCGAGGCGTCCGACAGTGAAGACGAAG GCGGCACCGACAAAACCGATTCCCAAACCGGAAGAGATACGGAAGAGGAAACGGAAGGGGAAACATCTGCAAGCG ATGGTGGAGGTATGCGATTCTACAGTTTGAAGGCAATAGCATGGTGTG GTCGACCGTGGAAGAGGCCCAGTCAGCAGCTTCAGCCACGGAAGGTGAGCTGCCTCCAGACGCAGCACCTCCAGGACAACTACGAGCACTGGGTGAACATCCTGAAAGAGGAGAACCGGCTCaaggagcagcaacaacagcagcagggcgctgccgccaccgccgcgtcgTCATCGACGTCTCCGAGGGCAGCCACGGCGCCCGCGGCCCAGGACGACCGCGCCGCCTCagaggacgacgaagacgacgggGACGACGGGGAGTCGGACGactgcgacgacgacgacgacgaggacgacgacgcggAGTCGCAAGCGGGTGTCGTCGGGGCTGacgcggtggtggtggcggctgCGCCGTCGCCGCACCAGGACGAGATGGAGACCATCCAGGAGGTGGAGGAAGGCGCTCTCGGAGGCCAGGGCTCAACCAAGACGTCGCCATGC TCAGGAAGCTGCTAG